From Micromonospora echinaurantiaca:
TGCGGCTTTAGATTGGATCGACCGGTATGGCGACCTGATGGGGAATGGCTACCTCTCCTACCGTCGTCGCAATGAGATAAACGGCCTGGAAAATCAGTGCTGGAAGGACTCCTGGGATTCGATCTCCTTTCGCGATGGCAGGTTTCCTGGGTTTCCCCGGGCAACATGCGAGCTGCAGGGATACGCGTATGACGCCAAGGTTCGCGGTGCTCGACTAGCGCGGCTAATCTGGGGCGACGATGAGTATGCTAATCGGCTAAACGCTGAGGCGACGGATCTGAAGAGGCGCTTCAACCGCGACTTCTGGATAGACGAACGGAACTTCTACGCACTCGCACTGGATGAAAACGGGCGCAAGGTCGATGCTCTTTCGTCGAATATCGGACATCTGCTGTGGAGCGGAATCGTCGACGAACCGAGAGCGAAGATGGTTGTGGATCATTTGCTCGGTCCCGACCTGTTTTCAGGTTGGGGCGTTCGTACGCTTGGCCGCAGCGAGAGGCGGTTCAATCCAGTCGGCTATCACGTAGGGACGGTGTGGCCCTTTGACAACTCGCTAATCTCGTGGGGGCTTAGGCGATACGGCTTTCTTGAAGAGGCTGGGCGGATTGCGAAAGCAATATTCGACGCAGCTCGGTATTTTCAAGGTCGGCTTCCGGAAGCCTTCGCAGGATATGATCGACAGTTGACAATGCATCCTGTTGAGTATCCAACTGCCTGCTCTCCCCAAGCTTGGTCAACGGGTGCCCCCTTGCTGCTCGTGCGAACGCTACTTGGTCTTGACCCGCTGGAGGAGCACTTGATCGTTGCCCCAAAACTGCCAGTTGGAATCGAACGGCTGGCATTGCTCGACATCCCGGGACGCTGGGGGCGAACGGATGCCTTCGGTCGGTACGTTACTCGCAGAGGATGGCGGCCTCGATGAATGCGGACGCGGTACGATTGGGCGTGAGATCCGAAGCGGCTCCGTGGACGGTTGATTCTGGCCGCCGAGCCACTCTCGGCCAAATAAACGCGATCTGATCTACCCGGCGCAGATCCTGGCTCTCACCCAACAAGCTCGAGTGCGCCTTGGTCAGTACGTCGGCTCAGGAACCACCCCGCCTGCACGCGAGATCGGCATTCACATTCCGTCGAAACCAAGGTGCCCTACAGCTTGGCGCGGCGGTTTGCGTCCTGGTCGACCTTGCACGGATGCAGGCCTTGATCCCACGTCGGCGCAGGGAGGCGCGGTCGCCGCGGGAGGTGTAGGCTCGGTCGGCGATGCCTCGGTGAGGCCGAACGCGCGGACACCAGCGCCTAAGAGAGGAACGTAAACACCTACTAGCGCTGCGGGAAACTGGGGGTGTCACCGCGGTACCGTGGTCGGTCGGCTCGATAATCGCCTCGCCCGGCGGCTCAATCTGCTGCTGCGGGCGCCGACGCGCGCCGGCGGCGTGCTGGTGGGCGCGGGCGATGGACGAGTCGATGCCTACACCCGACCTAATGAGCCGGTCGAGTAGGCGCGGGCCTGCAACCCGGTCACGATCTGCTGCCAGACGCAGCCCCCTGCCAGAGCCGAAACAGCGCATAGACCGCTTGCCAGGAGCCGCAGTATGTTGGCACGTCCCGCCGTGGCGCACCAATTCGCACCCGCCACCGGATCACGTCGATGAGCTGCCGCCTTCTTCGCTGCGACGGTCGACCTGGACGCCATGATCCCGAACGGCGGCTGCCGTACTGGGCAGTGTCTCGAGGTCGGGTGCGGCGTTTCGGTGCGACAGATGGCGAGGTCTCCGGTAGTGGGTTCATCGCCAAGAAGAACGTGAACACCGGAGACCTCGTGGCCACCATAGCGGTGACGAGGCGGCACCACCTGGCCGACGCCCAGTGGAGGGTGTTGGAGTCGCTGCTGCCTGCGGGTAAGCGGCCGGGCCGATCGGCCCAGTGGAGCAAGCGCAGCTCATCGACGGCATCCGGTGGCGGGTGCGGGTCGGTGCACCGTGGCGGGACGTGCCCGCCTGCTACGGCTCCTTGCAAGCGATCTATGCGCTGTTCCGACGCTGGCAGCGGACCGGGGTCTGGCAGCAGATCGTGACCAGGGTCGCAGGGTCGTGCGGACACGGCCGGTTGATCACGCGGGATGTGAGCGACGATTCCACTATCGCTCGAGCGCCAGCACGCTGCGAACGCACGTCGTCGCCCGCAGCAGCAGATCGAGCCGCCCGGCGGAGTCGGTGCCGAGCCAGGTGACCATGCTCTCGGCCACCAAGCTGCACTTGGCCTGCGAGCGGGGCGGCAGACCGCTGTCGATGCCGCTGAGCGTCGAGCATCGCGGTGACAGCACGCAGTTCGCCGCCCTGCTGCCGGCATCCGCGTGCCCCGCCTCGGTGTCGGTCGTCCCCGCGTGCGACCCGATCGGGTCATGGCCGACCGGGCCTACACCTCCCGCGCCAGCCGGACCTACGTACGCCGCCGTGGGATCAGGGCGCCTACGATTCGAACGTCATCAACTCTAAGCCGTTCTCCACTGTGGAGAGGGACGCTCAATCACTGAATCCTCGGTCGAGAGCGAGAGCCAGCCGGTGCTTCCAGGCTCTGGCGCTGCCACGAATACCGGGGTAATCGTCGGTGAACGTGTTCCAGTCGATATCCCAGTCGAGAACCGATTCGGCGGCGAACTCATCGGCTTCGGTGCTCAGTTGCCGTTGGAGTAGATCCCGTATGAGCTGCAGACTCACGGTGGTGTATTCGGCGAGTAGTGTAGCGTCGTAGAGGTCCTTACCTTGCGGGTGTATGTCCGTCGCGAGCCAGCGGAGCTTCCAAGCAAGTGACAGCGCTGGGCTTGCCGAAAGAACGGGATGATCGACGCCGCTGAATCGGATCGTGACAGGCTTAAGAGGAAGAGGCTCGTTGAAAACGAAGTCGATTCGCATCGCTCCGGTTAGCCCGTCTTCGGTGGTGAACGGGATTGTCAGCCGCTGCCCGTTGATACGTTCGTAGGTCCATGTGGCAGATGCCTGCGCTAATTCAGGGGCCAGGCCGGCGCCGGGCCGGTTGCGCATCTCACGCACAATGCCGGTTAGCATTGCCTCGGCCTCGCCGCTGTGGATGTTCAACGAAAACGGCGTGACTACGAAATCGATGTCGCCGGGCTCTCGAGCGGCTGCTCCAAACCACGCCGTCATGGGGAAG
This genomic window contains:
- a CDS encoding transposase, which translates into the protein MVATRSPVFTFFLAMNPLPETSPSVAPKRRTRPRDTAQYGSRRSGSWRPGRPSQRRRRQLIDVIRWRVRIGAPRRDVPTYCGSWQAVYALFRLWQGAASGSRS
- a CDS encoding nucleotidyl transferase AbiEii/AbiGii toxin family protein, whose protein sequence is MGSAHAGTPGRLGAYCPLPRQAGLLQRAAFDPVLKQYDNAYRAGKLELLDPAAGQRWLAARRAALYHLITIIADTPWRQQLVMFGSFPMTAWFGAAAREPGDIDFVVTPFSLNIHSGEAEAMLTGIVREMRNRPGAGLAPELAQASATWTYERINGQRLTIPFTTEDGLTGAMRIDFVFNEPLPLKPVTIRFSGVDHPVLSASPALSLAWKLRWLATDIHPQGKDLYDATLLAEYTTVSLQLIRDLLQRQLSTEADEFAAESVLDWDIDWNTFTDDYPGIRGSARAWKHRLALALDRGFSD